A genomic region of Nymphaea colorata isolate Beijing-Zhang1983 chromosome 2, ASM883128v2, whole genome shotgun sequence contains the following coding sequences:
- the LOC116248503 gene encoding ABC transporter G family member 4-like, translated as MEARTNFFFIITAATPPSPSSPFTAMSSQTVVLSPPPASSPPSSATSPSLPPPELSPPPPPSSSPPPHVPKTYSLTASSISYAKPTTQPTFLTALLSHCTSPASPTFILRNVSFTAHPSQVLAIVGPSGAGKSTLLDILAARTAPTAGSLLLNSVPIHPPSFRKLCAYVPQHDASLPLLTVSETFDYAARLLFPSRRSHQLRSLVASILSELRLSHLADALLASGLSGGERRRVSIGLSLLHDPAILLLDEPTSGLDSASAYHVLQTLRSVAASRHRTVVLSIHQPSYRILSTIDSLLLLCRGTVVHHGDIASLELFLLSRGFTVPPQLNALEYAMDILNQLHDQTSPSPSSNDLPPPQSLPSNKNSISCVGYSSSRFNEISTLSRRFWKIIFRTKQLLLANTIEAVGVGILLGTIYINIGFDMKGIEKRLGFFAFTLTFLLSSTTETLPVFVSERPILLRETSSGIYRVSSHLMANTIVFLPYLLAIAFMYSVSVYFLVGLCASWQAFAYFVLVIWVVVLMANSFVLFLSSIAPNYIAGTSLVTVCLAGFFLFSGYFISKDSIPGYWLFMHYFSLYKYALDALLINEYSCLASRCFVRLDGTEICAVTGRDVLQLRGLHERQRWTNVQVMVGFFVFYRVLCLVVLKRRASISKK; from the coding sequence ATGGAAGCACGCACCAACTTCTTCTTCATTATCACTGCTGCCACAcccccttctccctcttccccctTCACCGCCATGTCCAGCCAAACAGTCGTCCTGTCACCACCGCCTGCATCATCACCACCATCCTCCGCCACCTCGCCTTCACTTCCACCACCAGAACTGTCACCTCCACCGCCACCATCGTCCTCCCCACCACCGCACGTCCCGAAAACCTACAGTCTAACAGCCTCCTCCATCTCCTACGCCAAACCTACCACCCAACCCACCTTCCTCACCGCCCTCCTCTCCCATTGCACCTCCCCCGCCTCCCCCACCTTCATCCTCCGCAACGTCTCCTTCACCGCCCACCCCTCCCAGGTTCTCGCCATCGTCGGCCCCAGCGGCGCAGGCAAGTCTACTCTCCTGGACATCCTCGCCGCCCGCACTGCCCCCACCGCCGGCTCCCTCCTCCTCAACTCCGTCCCTATCCACCCACCTTCCTTCCGCAAACTCTGCGCCTACGTCCCCCAGCATGACGCCTCCCTCCCGCTCCTCACTGTCTCCGAGACCTTCGACTACGCCGCCCGCCTCCTCTTCCCCTCCCGCCGCTCCCACCAGCTCCGCTCCCTCGTGGCCTCCATCCTCTCTGAGCTCCGCCTCTCCCACCTCGCCGACGCCCTCCTCGCCTCCGGCCTCTCCGGCGGGGAGCGTCGCCGCGTCTCCATCGGCCTGAGCCTCCTCCATGATCCCGCCATCCTCCTCCTCGACGAGCCGACCTCCGGCCTGGACAGCGCCTCCGCCTACCACGTCCTCCAGACCCTCCGCTCCGTCGCCGCCTCGCGCCACCGAACCGTGGTACTCTCCATCCACCAGCCGAGCTACCGGATCCTCTCCACCATCGactccctccttctcctgtgCAGGGGCACCGTCGTCCACCACGGCGACATCGCCTCCCTGGAACTCTTCCTCCTCTCCAGAGGCTTCACTGTTCCACCCCAGCTAAACGCCCTCGAGTATGCCATGGACATTCTCAACCAGCTCCACGACCAAACCAGCCCGTCGCCTTCTTCAAATGATCTGCCTCCTCCCCAGTCTCTTCCCTCGAACAAGAACTCCATTTCCTGTGTTGGGTACTCGAGTTCCCGATTCAACGAGATTTCCACGCTCTCTAGAAGGTTCTGGAAGATCATCTTCCGCACCAAGCAGCTGCTTCTCGCCAACACCATCGAGGCAGTCGGCGTCGGGATCCTCTTAGGAACCATCTACATCAACATCGGCTTCGACATGAAAGGGATTGAAAAGAGACTCGGCTTTTTCGCCTTCACCCTGACGTTCTTGCTCTCTTCCACCACAGAAACTCTTCCCGTCTTCGTCAGCGAGAGGCCGATCTTGCTCAGAGAGACGTCCAGCGGCATCTACAGAGTCTCCTCTCATCTCATGGCCAACACAATCGTCTTCCTCCCTTACCTTCTCGCCATAGCCTTCATGTACTCCGTCTCCGTCTATTTCTTGGTGGGGCTCTGCGCGTCGTGGCAGGCGTTCGCCTACTTCGTGCTGGTCATCTGGGTGGTGGTGCTAATGGCGAACTCATTCGTGCTCTTCCTGAGCTCGATCGCGCCTAACTACATCGCCGGGACGTCGCTGGTCACTGTCTGTCTCGCCGGATTCTTCCTCTTTTCCGGCTACTTCATCTCGAAGGACAGCATTCCGGGGTACTGGCTCTTCATGcactatttctctctctacaaataCGCGTTGGACGCGCTGCTGATCAACGAATACTCGTGCTTGGCGTCGAGGTGCTTCGTGAGGCTGGACGGCACGGAGATATGCGCGGTGACGGGAAGGGATGTGCTACAGTTGAGGGGACTCCATGAGAGGCAGAGATGGACCAACGTGCAGGTGATGGTGGGGTTCTTCGTCTTCTATCGGGTGCTGTGCTTGGTTGTTCTCAAGAGAAGGGCGTCCATTTCCAAGAAATGA